A stretch of the Rosa rugosa chromosome 5, drRosRugo1.1, whole genome shotgun sequence genome encodes the following:
- the LOC133710874 gene encoding protein RDM1-like, giving the protein MEVTAEYDSKQLTSEGALMRRAEMYQEYMKHIPIPTPRGSVIPFTSWMGLVKSIKQLYGQPLHYLTNIQLKQWDQLRISSEDEYRPLDAIIHPCKAEATIWLIEEVHRNTSSHHHVANL; this is encoded by the exons ATGGAAGTCACTGCTGAGTATGACAGCAAGCAGTTAACATCTGAAG GTGCTTTGATGAGAAGGGCAGAGATGTATCAGGAGTACATGAAGCACATCCCAATCCCAACACCACGTGGCTCTGTTATTCCATTTACCTCATGGATGGGTTTAGTTAAATCCATTAAGCAGCTTTATGGACAACCTTTGCATTATCTCACCAATATTCAGCTAAAACAGTGGGACCAACTGAGGATCAGCAGTGAGGATGAATACAGGCCCTTGGATGCCATCATTCATCCCTGTAAAGCCGAAGCCACCATCTGGCTCATTGAAGAAGTTCACCGAAACACCTCATCTCATCATCATGTAGCCAATCTGTAG
- the LOC133710631 gene encoding disease resistance protein RUN1-like — MQQMQQSKQNMASLNNEAAASSSLPLSSTDHQNHYTYEVFLSFRGEDTRFNFADHLYTTLCQRGIETFRDDKLSRGEDISQELLKAIEESRFSIVVFSQNYASSRWCLDELVKILDCRKSKGQKFRAVFYKVAPSDVRYQTGAFGDAFAKIDQCKYKDSIGKWRKALEEAANLSGWTFEEGRYETEFIKEIVEDLFAQVVNPSCELHVAEHPIGLRSCRQEVNKLLDAEENNMVGIWGPGGIGKTTIAKDLFNSIRHKFEGTCFLTDFRSKGLVQLQETLLSHILNSTLDVSSVDQGVSFIKTRMRHKKVLLILDDVSHSSQLQNLVPSPNCFGPGSKILITTRDKRWLIAHQVDEVYEVKMLNDRQALELFSLNAFKRNGPPGDYVELAQRAVRYAQGLPLALIVLGSHLFRRSRDEWEATLDSCRGEDPHREIRDVLKISYDALGVDLKGYLLDIACFFKGKLVDNVKPILEACYDLKSVIGIKQLQEKALIRIDDETFKGGRIWMHDLIEEMGKDIVYQQSPGEPGERSRVWSEEDVDHVLRNNTGTNNVIGIQVPWQLSTISLNAKSFSKMKNLRYISMGENRIYECFSGDIDYLSNQLRWLDWPKCPLQSFPSDFHANRLVKLNIPGNRRITRLWEGRKKFSRLTCMNLSGFTSLKELPDFNGFPNLKMLDLYECTSLVEVPDSIRFLHNLETLCARGCSKLATFPKIPLKMDSLRLLSLSRSDIRELDESIGNLIRLEYLELNGCKNLTTLPCSIYGLQNLWFLDLGECSKLVRFPTSTKIWNVDGCSLSLPKLQMFNIAGCSLSSDCDFLMTLDCWETLEWLILSRNNFVSLPTCLTKFVNLWMLDLSGCKRLRGIPELPPNVKVNTSGCELLEERFSTLTNCGAVIEAASPSIEDDSESLDRR; from the exons ATGCAACAGATGCAGCAAAGCAAGCAGAATATGGCTTCTCTGAACAATGAAGCAGCAGCCAGTTCTTCTCTCCCACTTTCTTCTActgatcaccaaaatcattacaCATACGAGGTTTTCCTGAGTTTTCGAGGCGAGGATACACGCTTTAATTTTGCAGATCATTTGTATACTACTCTGTGTCAGAGGGGAATTGAGACCTTCAGAGATGATAAGCTGAGCAGAGGAGAAGACATATCACAAGAGCTCCTCAAAGCAATTGAGGAGTCCAGATTTTCAATCGTCGTCTTCTCTCAAAATTATGCTTCCTCAAGGTGGTGCTTAGATGAACTGGTCAAGATACTTGACTGCAGAAAATCCAAAGGACAGAAGTTTAGAGCAGTTTTCTACAAGGTGGCTCCCTCAGATGTACGATACCAAACAGGTGCTTTCGGTGACGCATTTGCTAAAATTGATCAATGCAAATACAAGGATAGCATCGGCAAATGGAGGAAGGCTCTTGAGGAAGCAGCAAATTTGTCTGGATGGACTTTCGAGGAGGGCCG GTACGAGACTGAATTTATCAAAGAAATTGTTGAGGATTTGTTCGCCCAAGTAGTAAACCCTTCATGTGAGTTGCACGTTGCTGAACATCCAATTGGCTTGAGGTCTTGTAGACAAGAGGTCAACAAACTTTTAGATGCCGAGGAGAATAACATGGTTGGCATATGGGGGCCTGGTGGAATAGGAAAGACCACAATTGCGAAGGATTTGTTTAATTCAATTCGCCATAAGTTTGAAGGTACCTGTTTTTTGACAGATTTTAGATCAAAAGGCCTAGTCCAACTGCAAGAGACACTTTTGTCTCATATTTTAAACTCAACTTTGGATGTGAGCAGTGTTGATCAAGGAGTCAGTTTTATAAAGACAAGGATGCGACATAAAAAAGTTCTCTTAATTCTTGATGACGTGAGTCATTCTAGCCAATTACAGAACTTAGTTCCATCCCCTAATTGTTTTGGGCCGGGCAGTAAAATTCTCATAACAACAAGAGATAAACGTTGGCTAATTGCTCATCAAGTTGATGAAGTATACGAGGTCAAAATGTTAAATGATCGTCAAGCTTTAGAATTATTTAGTTTGAATGCATTCAAAAGAAATGGACCTCCAGGCGATTATGTGGAACTTGCACAACGTGCAGTACGCTATGCCCAGGGCCTTCCATTAGCTTTGATAGTTTTAGGCTCTCATCTATTTCGTAGAAGCCGAGATGAGTGGGAAGCTACATTAGATAGTTGTAGGGGAGAAGATCCCCACAGAGAGATAAGAGACGTGCTCAAAATAAGTTACGATGCTCTGGGAGTAGATTTAAAAGGATATCTTCTTGATATCGCTTGTTTCTTTAAGGGTAAGCTTGTAGACAATGTGAAACCAATACTAGAAGCTTGCTACGACCTCAAATCAGTGATTGGTATTAAACAACTCCAAGAAAAAGCCTTGATCCGAATTGACGATGAGACTTTCAAGGGTGGTAGGATTTGGATGCATGACTTGATAGAAGAAATGGGTAAAGACATAGTGTATCAACAGTCGCCCGGTGAGCCCGGGGAACGTAGCAGAGTTTGGAGTGAAGAAGATGTCGACCACGTTCTAAGAAATAATACA GGAACAAATAATGTTATAGGCATTCAGGTCCCATGGCAATTATCTACGATATCATTGAATGCTAAAAGCTTCTCAAAGATGAAGAATCTTAGATATATTTCTATGGGCGAGAACCGGATATATGAATGTTTTTCTGGAGATATTGATTATCTCTCCAACCAGTTGAGGTGGCTTGATTGGCCAAAATGTCCATTGCAATCTTTTCCATCCGATTTTCATGCAAACAGACTTGTAAAGCTCAATATTCCTGGCAACCGCAGAATCACACGACTGTGGGAGGGACGTAAG AAATTTTCAAGGCTAACATGTATGAATTTAAGTGGTTTTACATCCCTAAAGGAACTCCCGGACTTTAATGGATTCCCTAACTTGAAAATGTTGGATCTATATGAGTGTACCAGTTTAGTTGAGGTTCCTGATTCAATTCGATTCCTTCATAACCTTGAGACTCTTTGTGCAAGAGGATGCTCAAAACTGGCTACATTTCCAAAAATTCCACTAAAGATGGATTCCTTGAGACTACTCTCTCTTTCACGCAGTGACATAAGAGAATTGGATGAGTCAATTGGAAATCTCATTAGGCTTGAATATTTGGAGCTTAATGGTTGCAAAAATCTCACAACTCTACCGTGCAGCATTTATGGGTTGCAAAATTTATGGTTTCTTGATCTTGGTGAATGCTCAAAACTTGTCAGATTTCCAACAAGTACCAAAATTTGGAATGTCGATGGTTGCTCACTATCACTTCCCAAGCTACAGATGTTCAATATCGCAGGATGCAGTTTATCATCAGATTGTGATTTCCTGATGACTCTTGATTGCTGGGAAACATTAGAGTGGCTTATTCTGTCAAGAAACAATTTTGTTAGTCTTCCTACTTGCCTCACCAAATTTGTCAACTTGTGGATGCTTGACTTGTCGGGTTGCAAGAGACTCCGAGGAATTCCGGAGCTTCCACCAAACGTTAAAGTAAATACAAGTGGTTGTGAATTACTGGAGGAGAGATTCTCGACATTGACAAATTGTGGAGCAGTGATAGAGGCGGCGTCGCCGTCAATTGAAGATGATAGTGAATCACTGgacagaagatga